A genomic segment from Aegilops tauschii subsp. strangulata cultivar AL8/78 chromosome 1, Aet v6.0, whole genome shotgun sequence encodes:
- the LOC109746297 gene encoding probable ubiquitin-conjugating enzyme E2 24 isoform X2: MDLFVIDSDSESYSGTSDSEDQECEFTDHAQSILSSLDESIGKIDDFLTFERGFLHGDIVCPVSDPSGQLGRVVGVEMFVDLETYSGDIIEDVNSKQLSRVRSFVSGDCVVMGPWMGRVIRAFDLVTVVFSDGAKCEMLLRDSEVLKPIPPFIFEDAPYFYYPSQRVRIVHPSVSKSGTWLSGSWRASRDEGVVSHVDVGLVHVNWITSVANVWGDRSSSPPNFQDPKNLTLLSCFPYANWQLGDWCTLSAGHDGSLPSEDRKCSRYSQTYVVAKTKSTFDVLWQNGSISLGLEPYILAPVSTPGDHDFWPGQFVLEKLAVEEAAERQRIGIVRNVDALERTVNVKWIVPVDDDIVRYGSDPTEETVSAYELVEHPDFSFCTGEVVIRSALNIDKSEADLTNGTMTVSRKSLDTSSGFLSCIGNVLGYKDDGIEVQWASGVISKAQHFEIIGLERLLDNSLESVNEVHTSVDDEAEQETIHHESTKNALEESGEDCTGSLRNAFYFSKTAFDFLTNVASSFFGAHDSTSSSSITADPQYQIVKSADLHSSAEEFSVVELVMQTEKPQLPSENDVKIFDVVVDCSDHHFVKERGHENVKRGWLKKIQQEWTILQNDLPDDIHVRVYEERMDLLRACIVGAAGTPYHDNLFFFDIFFPPDYPHEPPSVHYHSGGLRLNPNLYETGKVCLSLLKTWAGTGNEVWNPEGSTVLQLLLSLQALVLNEKPYFNEAGYDKFVGKADGEKNSITYNENAFLLSCKSMMYILHKPPKHFEKFVKEHFTCRAPHILEACNAYLGGDLIGHARDSTYISDDGCKGCSTGFKIMLGKLLPKLVAAFCEAGIACGQ, from the exons ATGGATCTGTTTGTAattgattcagacagtgagtcaTACAGTGGAACGAGTGACAGTGAGGACCAAGAATGTGAATTTACAGACCATGCACAGAGCATCTTATCAAGCTTGGACGAGAGCATCGGCAAGATTGATGATTTCCTTACTTTTGAAAGAGGGTTTCTTCATGGGGACATAGTCTGCCCTGTGTCTGACCCCTCAGGTCAGTTGGGCCgcgttgttggggttgaaatgtTTGTGGACTTGGAGACATACTCTGGTGATATAATAGAAGATGTCAACAGCAAGCAGCTTTCAAGAGTGAGATCCTTTGTCTCTGGTGACTGCGTGGTTATGGGACCATGGATGGGGCGGGTGATCAGGGCATTTGACCTGGTCACTGTTGTGTTCAGTGATGGGGCAAAGTGTGAAATGCTGTTAAGGGACTCTGAGGTACTGAAGCCCATACCTCCATTCATCTTTGAAGATGCACCTTATTTTTACTATCCAAGTCAACGCGTGAGGATTGTCCATCCCTCCGTGTCCAAGTCAGGAACATGGTTGTCTGGATCATGGAGGGCCAGTCGAGATGAAGGTGTTGTGTCTCATGTTGATGTGGGGCTGGTGCATGTGAACTGGATAACCTCCGTGGCAAATGTTTGGGGTGATCGATCATCGAGTCCTCCAAACTTTCAGGACCCAAAGAACCTCACTTTGCTGTCATGCTTCCCTTATGCTAACTGGCAGTTGGGTGATTGGTGCACTCTCTCTGCTGGTCATGATGGAAGTCTCCCAAGTGAAGACCGTAAGTGTTCTCGATATTCTCAAACTTATGTTGTTGCCAAGACAAAGAGCACTTTTGACGTTCTATGGCAAAATGGAAGCATATCTCTTGGGCTAGAACCTTATATCTTGGCTCCTGTTAGCACCCCCGGTGATCATGATTTTTGGCCAGGGCAATTTGTCCTGGAGAAATTGGCAGTAGAGGAGGCTGCTGAACGTCAGCGGATTGGGATAGTGAGAAATGTGGATGCACTTGAGCGGACTGTAAATGTAAAATGGATTGTTCCAGTGGATGATGACATTGTCAGATATGGAAGTGACCCCACTGAGGAGACAGTGAGTGCTTATGAGCTAGTAGAGCACCCAGATTTCTCCTTTTGCACTGGGGAAGTCGTTATCAGATCAGCTCTGAACATCGACAAGTCTGAAGCAGATCTCACCAATGGAACCATGACAGTTAGCAGGAAAAGTTTAGATACCTCCTCCGGCTTCTTGTCATGCATTGGCAATGTTCTTGGGTATAAGGATGATGGAATTGAAGTGCAATGGGCTAGTGGTGTGATATCCAAG GCGCAGCATTTTGAAATAATTGGATTAGAAAGACTTCTAGATAATTCACTAGAATCTGTCAATGAGGTGCATACTTCTGTCGACGACGAGGCTGAGCAGGAAACAATCCACCATGAGAGTACTAAG AATGCCCTGGAAGAGTCTGGTGAAGACTGCACTGGTTCATTGCGCAATGCTTTCTACTTCTCCAAAACAGCTTTTGATTTTCTGACAAATGTGGCTTCTAGTTTCTTTGGTGCTCATGATTCTACATCATCTAGCTCA ATTACTGCAGATCCTCAGTATCAAATTGTGAAGTCAGCAGATCTACATTCATCTGCAGAAGAATTTTCCGTTGTGGAGTTGGTGATGCAGACCGAGAAGCCACAGTTACCTTCAGAAAATGACGTAAAAATATTTGATGTTGTGGTGGACTGTTCTGATCATCATTTTGTGAAGGAACGTGGCCACGAAAAT GTTAAAAGAGGTTGGCTGAAGAAGATACAACAGGAATGGACAATCTTACAAAATGATTTACCAG ATGACATCCATGTTAGAGTTTATGAGGAAAGGATGGACCTTCTGAGGGCTTGCATTGTTGGGGCAGCTGGAACGCCTTATCATGATAATTTATTTTTCTTTGATATTTTCTTCCCACCGGATTATCCTCATGAACCACCT TCCGTTCACTATCACTCCGGAGGCCTCCGCCTCAACCCAAACTTGTACGAAACCGGCAAAGTATGTCTAAGCCTTCTCAAGACATGGGCAGGGACTGGTAATGAGGTGTGGAATCCGGAGGGCTCGACTGTTCTTCAACTGCTGCTATCCCTTCAGGCTCTTGTTCTCAACGAGAAGCCTTACTTCAATGAGGCGGGCTACGACAAATTTGTGGGGAAAGCTGACGGGGAGAAGAACTCCATCACGTACAACGAGAATGCTTTCTTGCTGTCTTGCAAGTCCATGATGTACATTTTGCACAAACCACCAAAG CATTTTGAAAAGTTCGTCAAGGAGCACTTCACTTGCCGCGCGCCGCACATCCTGGAAGCCTGCAACGCATACCTCGGCGGTGATCTCATTGGTCATGCTCGCGACAGCACGTACATATCAGATGATGGCTGCAAAGGCTGCTCGACCGGATTCAAGATCATGCTCGGCAAGCTACTGCCGAAGCTCGTCGCCGCCTTCTGCGAAGCTGGGATCGCCTGTGGCCAGTGA
- the LOC109746297 gene encoding probable ubiquitin-conjugating enzyme E2 24 isoform X1 produces the protein MTKCGVAGLGEMDLFVIDSDSESYSGTSDSEDQECEFTDHAQSILSSLDESIGKIDDFLTFERGFLHGDIVCPVSDPSGQLGRVVGVEMFVDLETYSGDIIEDVNSKQLSRVRSFVSGDCVVMGPWMGRVIRAFDLVTVVFSDGAKCEMLLRDSEVLKPIPPFIFEDAPYFYYPSQRVRIVHPSVSKSGTWLSGSWRASRDEGVVSHVDVGLVHVNWITSVANVWGDRSSSPPNFQDPKNLTLLSCFPYANWQLGDWCTLSAGHDGSLPSEDRKCSRYSQTYVVAKTKSTFDVLWQNGSISLGLEPYILAPVSTPGDHDFWPGQFVLEKLAVEEAAERQRIGIVRNVDALERTVNVKWIVPVDDDIVRYGSDPTEETVSAYELVEHPDFSFCTGEVVIRSALNIDKSEADLTNGTMTVSRKSLDTSSGFLSCIGNVLGYKDDGIEVQWASGVISKAQHFEIIGLERLLDNSLESVNEVHTSVDDEAEQETIHHESTKNALEESGEDCTGSLRNAFYFSKTAFDFLTNVASSFFGAHDSTSSSSITADPQYQIVKSADLHSSAEEFSVVELVMQTEKPQLPSENDVKIFDVVVDCSDHHFVKERGHENVKRGWLKKIQQEWTILQNDLPDDIHVRVYEERMDLLRACIVGAAGTPYHDNLFFFDIFFPPDYPHEPPSVHYHSGGLRLNPNLYETGKVCLSLLKTWAGTGNEVWNPEGSTVLQLLLSLQALVLNEKPYFNEAGYDKFVGKADGEKNSITYNENAFLLSCKSMMYILHKPPKHFEKFVKEHFTCRAPHILEACNAYLGGDLIGHARDSTYISDDGCKGCSTGFKIMLGKLLPKLVAAFCEAGIACGQ, from the exons ATGACAAAATGTGGTGTTGCAGGGCTTGGAGAGATGGATCTGTTTGTAattgattcagacagtgagtcaTACAGTGGAACGAGTGACAGTGAGGACCAAGAATGTGAATTTACAGACCATGCACAGAGCATCTTATCAAGCTTGGACGAGAGCATCGGCAAGATTGATGATTTCCTTACTTTTGAAAGAGGGTTTCTTCATGGGGACATAGTCTGCCCTGTGTCTGACCCCTCAGGTCAGTTGGGCCgcgttgttggggttgaaatgtTTGTGGACTTGGAGACATACTCTGGTGATATAATAGAAGATGTCAACAGCAAGCAGCTTTCAAGAGTGAGATCCTTTGTCTCTGGTGACTGCGTGGTTATGGGACCATGGATGGGGCGGGTGATCAGGGCATTTGACCTGGTCACTGTTGTGTTCAGTGATGGGGCAAAGTGTGAAATGCTGTTAAGGGACTCTGAGGTACTGAAGCCCATACCTCCATTCATCTTTGAAGATGCACCTTATTTTTACTATCCAAGTCAACGCGTGAGGATTGTCCATCCCTCCGTGTCCAAGTCAGGAACATGGTTGTCTGGATCATGGAGGGCCAGTCGAGATGAAGGTGTTGTGTCTCATGTTGATGTGGGGCTGGTGCATGTGAACTGGATAACCTCCGTGGCAAATGTTTGGGGTGATCGATCATCGAGTCCTCCAAACTTTCAGGACCCAAAGAACCTCACTTTGCTGTCATGCTTCCCTTATGCTAACTGGCAGTTGGGTGATTGGTGCACTCTCTCTGCTGGTCATGATGGAAGTCTCCCAAGTGAAGACCGTAAGTGTTCTCGATATTCTCAAACTTATGTTGTTGCCAAGACAAAGAGCACTTTTGACGTTCTATGGCAAAATGGAAGCATATCTCTTGGGCTAGAACCTTATATCTTGGCTCCTGTTAGCACCCCCGGTGATCATGATTTTTGGCCAGGGCAATTTGTCCTGGAGAAATTGGCAGTAGAGGAGGCTGCTGAACGTCAGCGGATTGGGATAGTGAGAAATGTGGATGCACTTGAGCGGACTGTAAATGTAAAATGGATTGTTCCAGTGGATGATGACATTGTCAGATATGGAAGTGACCCCACTGAGGAGACAGTGAGTGCTTATGAGCTAGTAGAGCACCCAGATTTCTCCTTTTGCACTGGGGAAGTCGTTATCAGATCAGCTCTGAACATCGACAAGTCTGAAGCAGATCTCACCAATGGAACCATGACAGTTAGCAGGAAAAGTTTAGATACCTCCTCCGGCTTCTTGTCATGCATTGGCAATGTTCTTGGGTATAAGGATGATGGAATTGAAGTGCAATGGGCTAGTGGTGTGATATCCAAG GCGCAGCATTTTGAAATAATTGGATTAGAAAGACTTCTAGATAATTCACTAGAATCTGTCAATGAGGTGCATACTTCTGTCGACGACGAGGCTGAGCAGGAAACAATCCACCATGAGAGTACTAAG AATGCCCTGGAAGAGTCTGGTGAAGACTGCACTGGTTCATTGCGCAATGCTTTCTACTTCTCCAAAACAGCTTTTGATTTTCTGACAAATGTGGCTTCTAGTTTCTTTGGTGCTCATGATTCTACATCATCTAGCTCA ATTACTGCAGATCCTCAGTATCAAATTGTGAAGTCAGCAGATCTACATTCATCTGCAGAAGAATTTTCCGTTGTGGAGTTGGTGATGCAGACCGAGAAGCCACAGTTACCTTCAGAAAATGACGTAAAAATATTTGATGTTGTGGTGGACTGTTCTGATCATCATTTTGTGAAGGAACGTGGCCACGAAAAT GTTAAAAGAGGTTGGCTGAAGAAGATACAACAGGAATGGACAATCTTACAAAATGATTTACCAG ATGACATCCATGTTAGAGTTTATGAGGAAAGGATGGACCTTCTGAGGGCTTGCATTGTTGGGGCAGCTGGAACGCCTTATCATGATAATTTATTTTTCTTTGATATTTTCTTCCCACCGGATTATCCTCATGAACCACCT TCCGTTCACTATCACTCCGGAGGCCTCCGCCTCAACCCAAACTTGTACGAAACCGGCAAAGTATGTCTAAGCCTTCTCAAGACATGGGCAGGGACTGGTAATGAGGTGTGGAATCCGGAGGGCTCGACTGTTCTTCAACTGCTGCTATCCCTTCAGGCTCTTGTTCTCAACGAGAAGCCTTACTTCAATGAGGCGGGCTACGACAAATTTGTGGGGAAAGCTGACGGGGAGAAGAACTCCATCACGTACAACGAGAATGCTTTCTTGCTGTCTTGCAAGTCCATGATGTACATTTTGCACAAACCACCAAAG CATTTTGAAAAGTTCGTCAAGGAGCACTTCACTTGCCGCGCGCCGCACATCCTGGAAGCCTGCAACGCATACCTCGGCGGTGATCTCATTGGTCATGCTCGCGACAGCACGTACATATCAGATGATGGCTGCAAAGGCTGCTCGACCGGATTCAAGATCATGCTCGGCAAGCTACTGCCGAAGCTCGTCGCCGCCTTCTGCGAAGCTGGGATCGCCTGTGGCCAGTGA